In Calditrichota bacterium, a single genomic region encodes these proteins:
- a CDS encoding nickel-dependent hydrogenase large subunit produces MPKRVTIDPITRLEGHGKIEIFLNDEGNVDKAFLQIPELRGFEKFAEGRLAEEMPRITPKICGVCPTTHHMASGKALDDLYKADPPPAAKKIRELINSAFMAEDHALHFFFLGGPDFIVGPKAPPGQRNILGVIQQVGLEAGKTVIDIRKRLRSVITKQGGRVIHPVCNLPGGVSKGVSKEDREEYIRIGKDAVAFAQFALKAFDDIVLKNKAYLDVVVGDVYKHTTYYMGLVDEKNRVNFYDGMVRVVDPTGKEFVKFAPRDYLAHIAEHVEPWSYIKFPYLKAVGWKGFVDGVDSGVYRVAPLARLNAADGMATPLAQAEYERMFATL; encoded by the coding sequence ATGCCTAAGCGAGTGACCATCGACCCCATCACCAGGCTGGAAGGCCACGGCAAGATCGAAATCTTCCTGAATGACGAGGGCAACGTCGACAAGGCGTTTCTGCAAATTCCCGAGTTGCGCGGCTTCGAGAAGTTTGCCGAAGGGCGCCTTGCCGAAGAGATGCCGCGCATCACCCCAAAGATTTGCGGCGTCTGCCCCACCACGCACCACATGGCCTCAGGAAAGGCGTTGGACGACCTGTACAAGGCCGACCCTCCACCGGCAGCAAAGAAGATCCGGGAGCTGATCAACTCGGCTTTCATGGCGGAAGACCATGCCCTGCATTTCTTCTTCTTGGGCGGGCCGGACTTTATCGTCGGCCCCAAGGCTCCACCCGGGCAACGCAACATTCTCGGCGTCATTCAGCAAGTGGGCCTGGAAGCCGGCAAGACCGTGATCGACATCCGCAAGCGGCTGCGCAGCGTCATCACCAAGCAGGGCGGCCGGGTCATCCACCCGGTGTGCAATCTGCCGGGCGGAGTGTCCAAAGGTGTGTCCAAAGAAGACCGCGAGGAATACATCCGGATTGGCAAAGACGCAGTCGCCTTTGCCCAGTTCGCCCTCAAGGCTTTTGATGACATCGTCTTGAAGAACAAGGCCTATCTTGACGTCGTGGTGGGCGATGTGTACAAACACACGACCTACTACATGGGCCTGGTGGACGAGAAGAACCGGGTCAACTTCTACGACGGCATGGTTAGAGTCGTGGACCCCACCGGCAAAGAGTTTGTCAAATTCGCGCCGCGCGACTACCTGGCCCACATAGCCGAGCACGTGGAGCCGTGGAGCTACATCAAGTTCCCGTACCTCAAGGCAGTTGGCTGGAAAGGCTTTGTCGATGGCGTAGACAGCGGCGTCTATCGGGTTGCCCCTCTGGCACGGCTCAATGCCGCCGATGGCATGGCCACCCCCTTAGCGCAGGCCGAATACGAGCGGATGTTCGCCACTTTA
- a CDS encoding oxidoreductase, which yields MAKPKVAFYWNASCGGCEEAVVDLAEDILKVVEAVDIVFWPVALDFKKADVKAMGDGEIAVAFINGAVRTEEQEEMAKLLRQKSQLVVAFGSCAHLGGVPGLANFWDRESIFTRVYKEVPSVVNPEQVLPKTRVQTPYGELHLPEFYDTVRTLDQVIDVDYYLPGCAPPPDLIMNAVTAILKGELPEKGEVLAPPKALCDTCALNETKPEKISIKEIKRVSLVPVDTTKCFLAQGIICLGPATRGGCGERCINANMPCRGCFGPTKGVIDMGAKFLSALASIVDANDPAEVERIMDSVIDPAGLFYMYSLPKSILRRKKMEAAHA from the coding sequence ATGGCCAAACCAAAGGTTGCATTCTACTGGAACGCCTCGTGCGGCGGGTGCGAGGAGGCCGTCGTCGATTTGGCCGAGGACATTCTCAAGGTCGTGGAGGCAGTCGACATCGTCTTTTGGCCGGTCGCTTTGGATTTCAAGAAGGCCGATGTGAAGGCGATGGGCGATGGGGAGATTGCCGTCGCCTTCATCAACGGGGCCGTGCGCACCGAAGAGCAGGAGGAGATGGCCAAGTTGTTGCGCCAAAAGTCGCAGCTCGTGGTGGCGTTCGGCTCCTGCGCTCATTTGGGAGGGGTTCCTGGCTTAGCAAACTTCTGGGACCGCGAGAGCATCTTCACGCGAGTCTACAAAGAGGTGCCTTCGGTGGTCAACCCAGAGCAGGTGTTGCCAAAGACGCGGGTCCAGACCCCGTACGGCGAGCTCCACCTTCCGGAATTCTACGACACCGTGCGCACCCTTGACCAGGTCATCGACGTCGACTACTACCTGCCAGGGTGCGCTCCCCCTCCAGACCTCATCATGAATGCGGTGACTGCAATCCTCAAGGGTGAACTACCCGAAAAGGGGGAGGTGCTTGCTCCACCCAAGGCCCTGTGCGATACCTGCGCGCTGAACGAGACCAAGCCGGAAAAGATTTCCATCAAGGAGATCAAGCGCGTCTCGCTCGTTCCCGTGGACACGACCAAGTGCTTCTTGGCACAAGGGATTATCTGCTTAGGCCCGGCAACACGTGGCGGTTGTGGTGAACGGTGCATCAACGCCAACATGCCCTGCCGCGGCTGTTTTGGACCGACCAAGGGCGTGATCGACATGGGGGCAAAGTTCCTCTCCGCGCTGGCGTCCATCGTCGATGCCAATGACCCCGCAGAGGTGGAGAGGATCATGGACAGCGTGATCGACCCGGCAGGACTGTTCTACATGTACAGCTTGCCCAAGTCCATCCTCCGGCGCAAGAAGATGGAGGCTGCACATGCCTAA
- a CDS encoding FAD-binding protein, with translation MPYTPELRELIKVVEKTRPARVERKKRGEEFPAIPVEKRAEILRKYHPDYIEGTRRELKVGPSKGYAITHEYADLLEARSRIDPTRFPLSEVHYETDVLIIGAGGAGNAAALMAHERGARVIIATKLRNGDANTMMAEGGIQGASKLEKDSPYYHYLDVMGGGHFTNDPELVYTLVTEAPKVLAWLESLGMMFTKFPDGRLQSMHGGGTCRKRMHYAGDITGAEIMRTLRDEVRNHPEIKVLEFSPAVELVLNEHGHCAGAILYNLETEEYHLVKAKAVILATGGSGRLHVQKFMTTNHYGATFDGVVLGYRAGVPICFLHTVQYHPTGAVFPEQAEGLLITEKFRGAGANLVNIDGEQFVYEREPRDVESACVIRECSPEVNKGIRTPTGKVGVWLDSPMIDLLMGEGTVKREFPGKAILFRRFGIDISKEPMLIYPTLHYQNGGLEINSKCETCVPGLYAAGEVTGGVHGENRLMGNSLLDVTVFGRIAGVSAAEYVKSGPKDGALTLDHVVAYHRELEEAGIVTDRVAPMLLPDYSNPEVRKRQLTSVYHGTLR, from the coding sequence ATGCCATATACGCCCGAGTTGCGAGAACTGATCAAGGTCGTGGAAAAGACTCGGCCGGCGCGTGTGGAGAGGAAGAAAAGGGGGGAAGAGTTCCCAGCCATACCCGTTGAGAAGCGTGCGGAAATCCTCCGCAAGTATCACCCAGACTATATCGAAGGGACCCGGCGGGAACTGAAGGTGGGGCCAAGCAAGGGATACGCCATCACCCACGAATACGCCGACCTTCTGGAGGCCCGCAGCAGGATTGACCCAACGCGCTTTCCCCTCAGCGAGGTCCACTACGAGACTGACGTACTCATCATCGGCGCAGGAGGTGCGGGCAATGCCGCCGCGCTGATGGCGCACGAACGTGGCGCCCGCGTCATCATCGCGACCAAGCTGCGCAACGGCGACGCCAATACCATGATGGCCGAAGGTGGCATCCAGGGTGCCAGCAAGCTCGAAAAAGACTCGCCCTACTACCACTACTTGGACGTCATGGGCGGCGGCCACTTCACCAATGACCCCGAGCTCGTCTACACCTTGGTGACCGAAGCGCCGAAAGTTCTGGCATGGCTGGAAAGCCTGGGCATGATGTTCACCAAGTTCCCGGACGGACGCCTGCAGTCCATGCACGGTGGGGGCACGTGCCGCAAGCGCATGCACTATGCCGGCGACATCACCGGAGCGGAAATCATGCGCACCCTGCGCGACGAGGTGCGCAACCATCCGGAGATCAAGGTGCTCGAGTTCAGCCCGGCAGTCGAATTGGTGCTCAACGAGCATGGCCACTGCGCCGGCGCAATTCTCTACAACCTCGAGACCGAGGAGTACCACCTGGTCAAGGCCAAGGCGGTGATCTTGGCCACGGGCGGTAGCGGCCGTCTACACGTGCAAAAGTTCATGACGACCAACCACTACGGCGCCACGTTCGACGGCGTCGTCCTCGGCTATCGGGCCGGAGTGCCCATCTGTTTTCTGCACACGGTGCAGTACCATCCAACCGGTGCGGTCTTCCCAGAACAAGCAGAAGGGTTGCTCATCACCGAAAAGTTCCGCGGCGCCGGAGCAAACCTGGTGAATATCGACGGAGAGCAGTTCGTCTACGAGCGCGAGCCCCGCGACGTGGAGTCTGCCTGCGTGATCAGGGAATGTTCCCCGGAGGTGAACAAGGGCATCCGCACGCCGACCGGGAAAGTGGGCGTGTGGCTCGACTCCCCGATGATTGATCTCCTCATGGGAGAAGGTACCGTCAAAAGGGAGTTTCCGGGCAAGGCAATCCTGTTCCGCCGTTTCGGCATCGACATCTCCAAGGAGCCGATGCTCATCTACCCGACCTTGCACTACCAAAACGGCGGGCTGGAAATCAACAGCAAGTGCGAGACCTGCGTACCTGGCCTGTATGCGGCAGGTGAGGTCACCGGTGGCGTACACGGCGAGAACCGCCTGATGGGCAACTCACTGCTCGACGTGACCGTCTTTGGGCGCATCGCTGGTGTGAGCGCCGCTGAATACGTGAAAAGTGGGCCGAAGGACGGCGCCCTCACCCTCGACCACGTGGTGGCTTACCACCGCGAGTTGGAGGAGGCAGGCATCGTCACCGACCGCGTGGCCCCCATGTTGCTCCCCGATTACTCGAATCCAGAAGTGCGCAAGAGACAGCTGACCTCTGTCTACCATGGAACACTGCGGTAG
- a CDS encoding 4Fe-4S dicluster domain-containing protein has translation MAEGSAQQRSDLVPIYIMGKRYEVPSSLTIQKALEYAGYQLIRGCGCRGGICGACATVYRKPGSYRIEVGLACQTVVEPDMYLTQIPFFPANKAVYDLEKLRPVGSEVAKLYPEIFKCIGCNTCTRSCPMDIEVMQYISEAIRGNIEAVAKLSFDCVMCGLCAARCPAEEVQYNVAILCRRLYGKYIAPRAEHLAQRVKQIEEGRYEADLRELMKAPKDVLKKLYGEREVEPDMSDESWVPQDTRHL, from the coding sequence ATGGCTGAGGGCAGTGCCCAACAGAGAAGCGACCTGGTGCCCATCTACATCATGGGCAAGAGATACGAGGTTCCCTCCAGTCTGACCATCCAAAAGGCGTTGGAGTACGCCGGCTACCAGCTCATTCGCGGGTGCGGCTGCCGTGGTGGGATTTGCGGCGCCTGCGCCACCGTGTATCGCAAACCCGGCAGCTACCGCATCGAGGTGGGCCTCGCCTGCCAGACGGTCGTTGAGCCGGACATGTACCTGACGCAGATTCCGTTCTTCCCGGCCAACAAGGCCGTCTACGACCTGGAGAAACTGCGCCCCGTGGGCAGCGAAGTGGCCAAGCTCTACCCGGAAATATTCAAGTGCATTGGCTGCAATACCTGCACGCGCAGCTGCCCAATGGACATCGAGGTGATGCAGTACATTTCCGAGGCAATCCGGGGCAACATCGAAGCCGTGGCCAAACTGTCATTCGACTGCGTCATGTGCGGCCTGTGCGCGGCACGCTGCCCGGCAGAGGAGGTGCAGTACAACGTGGCCATCCTCTGCCGCCGTCTGTACGGCAAGTACATTGCCCCCCGTGCAGAACACCTCGCCCAGCGCGTCAAGCAGATCGAGGAGGGCCGTTACGAGGCAGACTTGCGTGAGCTTATGAAGGCGCCGAAGGACGTGCTGAAGAAGCTGTACGGGGAGCGCGAAGTGGAACCCGACATGAGCGATGAGTCCTGGGTGCCGCAAGATACACGGCACCTGTAG
- a CDS encoding hydrogenase iron-sulfur subunit → MFEPKIICFLCKWCTYAGADLAGTSRMKYAPNGINIRFLCSSRVDPQHVLWAFKSGADGVFLGGCHPGDCHYQEGNYKTLRRVTLMKKMLQQLGIEDGRLRLEWISAAEGRKFAQTMDEFTAQIRALGPLKLQV, encoded by the coding sequence ATGTTCGAGCCGAAGATTATTTGCTTCCTTTGCAAGTGGTGCACGTACGCCGGTGCGGACCTTGCCGGCACCTCGCGCATGAAGTACGCGCCCAACGGGATCAACATCCGCTTCCTCTGTTCCAGCCGGGTGGATCCCCAGCACGTGCTCTGGGCTTTCAAGAGCGGCGCGGACGGCGTCTTTCTTGGCGGATGCCATCCGGGGGATTGTCATTACCAGGAAGGCAACTACAAGACCTTACGCCGCGTCACCCTCATGAAGAAAATGCTGCAGCAGTTGGGTATCGAGGACGGCCGCCTGCGCCTCGAGTGGATTTCTGCTGCCGAGGGGCGGAAATTCGCCCAGACCATGGATGAGTTCACCGCGCAGATCCGGGCCTTAGGGCCCCTGAAGTTGCAGGTGTGA